The Schistocerca serialis cubense isolate TAMUIC-IGC-003099 chromosome 10, iqSchSeri2.2, whole genome shotgun sequence genome includes a region encoding these proteins:
- the LOC126424576 gene encoding piggyBac transposable element-derived protein 3-like, with the protein MPHGLTLEEILAELENHQESDDEDDDMELAIIPPDADVITDEEDIGGNVLNNESGAESGMLSTKKYECKWYKCQPTYTNTSEPGKSNEHYVAECLANKTVPHVFEDFFSEKLMDTIIEQSEIYACQHNKINFLITKEELKSFIVILLLSGYHKLPHENMYWKQAPDVGVSLVFNSMSRNRLWEMKRFIHLNDNSKLDRNDKMYKLRLYFEMLKKEFGKCGVFHSELSIDEMMVRYYGKHSAKIFLRGKPIKFGYKIWCLTSSNGFLHNFSPYCGMARLTTNRSL; encoded by the coding sequence atgccgcatggacttacacttgaagaaattctagcagaactagagaaccatcaagagagtgacgacGAAGATGATGACATGgaattggcgattattccacccgatgcagatgtaataacagatgaagaagacattggcGGAAATGTACTGAACAATGAGTCTGGAGCAGAAAGTGGTATGTTATCtacaaaaaaatatgaatgtaagTGGTATAAATGTCAACCAACGTACACAAACACTAGTGAACCAGGGAAGAGCAACGAACATTATGTTGCGGAATGTCTAGCAAATAAGACAGTGCCCCACGTGTTTGAGGattttttttctgagaaactaATGGATACTATTATTGAACAAAGTGAAATCTATGCTtgccaacataacaaaataaattttctgataaccaaagaagaactaaaatcatTTATTGTCATACTACTTCTGAGTGGTTATCATAAGCTTCCCCATGAGAATATGTACTGGAAACAGGCTCCTGATGTCGGTGTTTCTTTAGTCTTCAACTCCATGTCAAGAAATAGGCTTTGGGAAATGAAGAGATTCATTCATCTCAATGACAACTCCAAATTAGACAGAAACGACAAGATGTACAAACTGAGGTTGTACTTTGAAATGCTGAAAAAGGAATTTGGTAAATGCGgcgtatttcattcagaactctcaatTGATGAAATGATGGTACGTTATTATGGCAAACATTCAGCTAAAATATTTCTGAGAGGAAAGCCTATcaaatttggatataaaatttggtgtCTTACAAGTTCTAATGgctttcttcataatttttcgcCATACTGTGGCATGgcaagactgacaacaaacagGAGCCTTTAG